One part of the bacterium genome encodes these proteins:
- a CDS encoding VTT domain-containing protein → METPVSENGEGEKASLRDALKNIIFFFITIGCAYWITIVIGIDRLGEIVKTAGIWAPLAVIVLKMTTIIVVPLGGGPIYAIAGVAFGFWKGLLFTFIGDVLGFSVAFYLSRFFGRSIVTFFIPKAQIPFFEKILARSAKPSTFFKARLAFAGLPEIFAYAAGLTKISFPLFLVSMMALHTPGTTIGILFGNALVSGNLVFVIGASVVVYLALFIGGWWFHRDITQEA, encoded by the coding sequence ATGGAAACACCTGTGTCCGAAAATGGGGAAGGAGAGAAAGCGTCGCTTCGCGACGCTTTAAAAAATATAATTTTTTTCTTTATCACCATCGGCTGTGCCTACTGGATTACGATTGTGATTGGCATTGACCGTCTTGGGGAAATCGTCAAAACCGCAGGAATTTGGGCCCCGCTTGCCGTTATTGTTCTCAAGATGACGACGATAATTGTCGTGCCGCTTGGAGGTGGTCCCATTTACGCCATTGCCGGCGTGGCTTTCGGTTTTTGGAAAGGCCTTTTGTTTACGTTCATCGGGGATGTTCTCGGGTTTTCCGTCGCATTTTACCTGAGTCGTTTTTTCGGACGTTCAATCGTCACGTTTTTTATACCGAAAGCCCAGATACCTTTTTTTGAAAAAATACTTGCACGAAGTGCGAAACCTTCGACATTTTTCAAAGCCCGTCTTGCGTTTGCGGGACTTCCGGAAATTTTTGCCTATGCGGCAGGGCTCACAAAAATTTCTTTTCCCCTTTTCCTTGTTTCCATGATGGCGCTTCACACGCCCGGGACGACAATCGGTATCTTGTTTGGCAATGCTCTCGTGAGCGGCAATCTGGTATTTGTCATTGGAGCATCCGTTGTCGTTTATCTTGCACTCTTTATCGGCGGGTGGTGGTTTCACCGCGATATCACGCAAGAGGCATAA